The Elaeis guineensis isolate ETL-2024a chromosome 13, EG11, whole genome shotgun sequence genome includes a region encoding these proteins:
- the LOC105056586 gene encoding uncharacterized protein, with protein MGSMNKETLNDIIFRRMALLISSCWFFITNSVIFLISLIARQVFRIFKIEDSSQEDDSDVSAMESRCRELVRIFTELEEKDSDLFQDKETSSFSFKFQYQISEDQRGGNEEPVAPIPQKEEPMIPAAEGKEPSITTSISKYRFLSEKDFSGFVQEPEVKTFRVEESYIGSETDYLYDKDTVDNRLDASLLSAKDFHQPSVEDVNIANLNKQGEFKDAISIKNKSMEKEKAVRYETSSPVKKEAGSLSAKKFEEPSGEDVSTDSLNARRKIGRSEHAILIKRKHLEKKKAINYETSSLGEKEVGVLSGKNFQVPSVEDVCTDSLNAIRKQGKSEGGILIKDKMLKKEKAINSETSSLGENDVAFLSGKGFQEPGAKDVCTDSLNAIRKLGKSEDGILIQDKMLKKEKAINSEISSLAEKDVAFLSEKNFQEPSAKDDSTDSLNAMRQPGKSEDGIWIQKRMLKKEKAINSDTSSWGEKDLAFLTEKNSQELSAKDVCADSLNAIRKLGKLEDGTLIKNKMLRKEKAINYNKEVPYHKKSNKEVGLLSARKIRERSMKYVSTHSPSAIKKQGKSEDGISVKNKVLEKEMAIDSETSSLDEKQEMDGAKFLSEDFCGFDIDSESLSSSDGYSVKDLIVDSDSEGFLSERDFIGHEHGSDTTEASMNTNRYKAELLEDIRKLEEAQLQFNYTTDAESTDSGGYFPYIENRINFEDIESYDIWSESELSKPESEQNEMNEDEVESRRVVQQIRERMWASSNASHREFTDSSDDELCSSKNTGSYRKSSDEVLSVSDSVNPETILEDLDGKKAENPATTCNFEKTKSESSNTRCDASISSPLRTIHDAEQQDSAELTREVDEPVQPSELGSEKKSPENDAKKSGENNLKYSYDEDLDDEDFDELESLWEHQDLIEQLKMELKKARATGLPTILEESESPKTVEDLKPWKIDEQFLHEDPMDELHKFYKSYRERMRKFDILNYQKMYAIGFLQLKDPLQSMGSQKPLISTVTSIISQSFMPCRQKSNADPSEKFIKELRDDLETVYVGQTCLSWEFLRWQYEKARELPESDPYRSHQYNQVAGEFQQFQVMVQRFIENETFQGPRLPNYVKNRCVIQNLLRVPVIKEDCLKDKMEEQRKGNDAITSEILEDIMEESIRLFWEFVKADKDETPVILKGLLRTQVELQDPSDYELMMHIHAILQKKEKKLKDILRTGNCLVKKFKKPKEDRSNQDLFFSQVDMKLVARVLKMSRITTDQLVWCHKKLNKINFVDRKILREPAFLLFPC; from the exons ATGGGTTCAATGAATAAAGAGACACTGAATGATATCATATTCAGAAGAATGGCCCTTCTCATCAGTTCCTGTTGGTTTTTCATCACCAATTCTGTGATCTTTCTGATTAGCTTGATAGCCAGACAAGTTTTCAG GATATTTAAGATAGAGGATAGTTCTCAGGAAGATGATTCCGATGTTTCGGCAATGGAGTCAAGGTGCCGAGAGCTGGTGCGAATTTTCACCGAGTTAGAAGAGAAGGATTCTGATTTATTCCAGGACAAAGAGACATCGAGTTTCAGTTTCAAGTTCCAGTACCAGATTTCTGAAGACCAGAGAGGAGGTAATGAAGAACCTGTTGCTCCTATTCCTCAAAAGGAAGAACCCATGATTCCTGCTGCCGAGGGAAAAGAACCATCCATCACCACAAGCATTAGTAAGTACCGCTTCTTATCTGAGAAAGATTTCAGTGGCTTTGTACAAGAACCGGAGGTCAAGACTTTCCGTGTTGAGGAGTCATATATTGGCTCGGAAACAGATTATTTATATGATAAAGATACAGTAGACAACAGGTTAGATGCCAGTTTATTGTCTGCAAAAGATTTCCATCAACCCAGTGTGGAAGATGTTAATATTGCTAATCTAAATAAGCAAGGCGAATTCAAAGATGCGATATCAATCAAAAACAAGAGCATGGAGAAGGAAAAGGCTGTTAGATATGAGACCAGTTCACCGGTTAAGAAAGAAGCAGGTTCTCTGTCggcaaaaaaatttgaagaacccAGTGGGGAAGATGTTAGTACTGATAGCCTAAATGCCAGAAGGAAGATCGGTAGATCAGAACATGCGATATTGATCAAAAGGAAGCATTTGGAGAAGAAAAAGGCCATTAATTATGAGACTAGTTCATTGGGTGAGAAAGAAGTAGGTGTTCTGTCAGGAAAAAATTTCCAAGTACCCAGTGTGGAAGATGTTTGTACTGATAGTCTGAATGCAATAAGGAAGCAAGGGAAGTCAGAAGGTGGAATATTGATCAAAGACAAGATGCTGAAGAAGGAAAAAGCCATTAATTCTGAGACTAGTTCATTGGGTGAGAACGATGTAGCCTTTCTTTCAGGAAAAGGTTTCCAAGAGCCTGGTGCCAAAGATGTTTGTACTGATAGTCTGAATGCAATAAGGAAGCTAGGGAAGTCAGAAGATGGGATATTGATCCAAGACAAGATGCTGAAGAAGGAAAAAGCCATTAATTCTGAGATTAGTTCATTGGCTGAGAAAGATGTAGCCTTTCTGTCAGAAAAAAATTTCCAAGAGCCCAGTGCCAAAGATGATTCTACTGATAGTCTGAATGCAATGAGGCAGCCAGGGAAGTCAGAAGATGGGATATGGATCCAAAAGAGGATgctgaagaaggaaaaagcaatTAATTCTGATACTAGTTCATGGGGTGAGAAAGACTTGGCCTTTCTGACGGAAAAAAATTCCCAAGAGCTCAGTGCCAAAGATGTTTGTGCTGATAGTCTGAATGCAATAAGGAAGCTAGGGAAGTTAGAAGATGGAACATTGATCAAAAACAAGATGCTGAGGAAGGAAAAGGCCATCAATTACAACAAAGAAGTTCCTTATCATAAAAAAAGCAACAAAGAAGTAGGTCTTTTGTCagcaagaaaaataagagaacgCAGCATGAAATATGTTAGTACTCATAGTCCAAGTGCCATAAAGAAGCAAGGAAAGTCAGAAGATGGGATATCGGTCAAAAACAAGGTCTTGGAGAAGGAAATGGCTATCGACTCTGAGACTAGTTCATTGGATGAGAAACAAGAGATGGATGGAGCAAAGTTTTTGTCAGAGGATTTCTGTGGCTTTGACATAGATTCTGAATCTCTTAGTTCCAGTGATGGTTACTCAGTAAAGGACCTCATCGTGGATTCAGACAGTGAAGGCTTCTTATCAGAAAGAGATTTTATTGGGCATGAGCATGGATCAGATACTACAGAAGCTTCAATGAATACTAACAGATATAAAGCAGAATTATTAGAAGATATCCGCAAATTGGAAGAAGCCCAGCTGCAATTTAACTACACTACTGATGCAGAGTCAACAGATTCTGGCGGTTATTTTCCATATATTGAGAACAGAATCAATTTTGAGGATATTGAGTCATATGATATCTGGTCAGAGAGTGAGTTGAGCAAACCTGAATCAGAACAAAACGAAATGAATGAAGATGAGGTTGAATCAAGAAGGGTAGTTCAACAGATCAGAGAAAGAATGTGGGCTAGTTCAAATGCATCGCACAGAGAATTCACTGATTCAAGTGACGACGAGCTTTGTTCAAGTAAAAATACTGGCAGCTATAGgaagagctcggatgaagtcctgTCTGTCAGTGATTCAGTCAACCCAGAAACTATACTCGAGGATTTGGATGGAAAGAAGGCAGAAAATCCGGCTACGACTTGTAATTTTGAGAAAACCAAATCAGAGTCTTCAAACACAAGATGTGATGCCTCTATTAGTAGCCCTTTGAGAACGATTCACGATGCGGAGCAGCAGGATTCAGCAGAGCTCACAAGAGAGGTGGATGAACCAGTGCAGCCATCAGAACTTGGAAGTGAAAAGAAATCACCAGAGAACGATGCGAAGAAAAGTGGAGAGAACAATTTGAAGTATTCATATGATGAGGATTTGGATGATGAGGATTTTGACGAATTGGAGTCTCTCTGGGAGCACCAAGATTTGATAGAACAGCTGAAAATGGAATTGAAGAAAGCAAGGGCCACCGGGCTTCCAACCATCTTAGAAGAGTCAGAAAGCCCAAAGACAGTCGAGGATCTGAAGCCATGGAAGATTGATGAGCAGTTCTTGCATGAGGATCCAATGGACGAGTTGCACAAGTTCTACAAGAGCTATAGAGAAAGGATGAGGAAGTTTGATATCTTAAACTATCAAAAGATGTATGCAATAG GCTTTCTCCAACTGAAGGATCCCCTTCAATCAATGGGGTCTCAAAAACCATTGATTTCTACAGTCACATCCATTATTTCCCAAAGTTTCATGCCTTGTCGCCAAAAATCCAACGCTGATCCATCAGAGAAGTTCATCAAGGAGCTCCGGGATGACTTGGAGACGGTATACGTTGGGCAAACATGCCTTTCATGGGAATTCCTTCGCTGGCAGTACGAAAAGGCTCGGGAACTACCAGAATCTGATCCTTACAGGAGCCATCAGTACAATCAAGTGGCTGGAGAGTTCCAACAGTTTCAAGTGATGGTACAAAGGTTTATAGAGAATGAGACCTTCCAAGGGCCAAGGCTACCAAATTATGTGAAGAATCGATGTGTTATTCAAAATCTTCTTCGGGTACCTGTCATCAAAG AGGATTGCTTGAAGGATAAAATGGAGGAACAAAGAAAGGGTAATGATGCGATTACAAGTGAAATTTTAGAAGACATCATGGAAGAATCGATTAGACTATTCTGGGAGTTTGTCAAGGCAGACAAAGATGAAACTCCAGTGATCTTAAAGGGTCTGCTGAGAACTCAGGTGGAGCTTCAAGACCCATCAGACTATGAACTCATGATGCATATTCACGCCATTTTGCAGAAG aaagagaagaaattaaaagACATTCTGAGAACTGGTAATTGTCTGGTCAAGAAGTTCAAAAAGCCAAAGGAGGACAGATCCAATCAAGACCTTTTTTTCTCGCAGGTAGACATGAAGTTGGTAGCAAGGGTGCTGAAAATGTCCAGAATTACAACTGATCAGCTGGTGTGGTGTCATAAGAAACTGAACAAGATTAATTTTGTAGATAGAAAGATCCTTAGGGAGCCTGCCTTTTTGTTATTTCCATGTTAA
- the LOC105056587 gene encoding large ribosomal subunit protein eL34: MVQRLTYRKRHSYATKSNQTRVVKTPGGRLVYQYTKKRASGPKCPVTGKKIQGIPHLRPAEYKRSRLSRNRRTVNRAYGGVLSGSAVRERIIRAFLVEEQKIVKKVLKIQKVKEKHASKS; encoded by the exons ATGGTGCAGCGATTAACGTATCGGAAGCGCCACAGCTATGCCACCAAGTCGAACCAGACCAGGGTTGTCAAAACCCCAG GTGGGAGGCTTGTGTACCAGTACACGAAAAAGAGAGCGAGCGGGCCGAAATGCCCGGTGACTGGCAAGAAAATCCAAGGG ATTCCTCACTTAAGGCCTGCTGAGTACAAGAGGTCCAGATTGTCTAGAAATCGGAGGACGGTGAACCGTGCGTATGGTGGTGTTTTATCTGGAAGTGCAGTCCGCGAAAG GATCATCCGAGCTTTTCTTGTTGAAGAGCAGAAGATTGTTAAGAAAGTTTTGAAGATCCAGAAGGTCAAAGAGAAGCATGCCTCAAAGAGCTGA
- the LOC105056588 gene encoding glutathione S-transferase U10 has protein sequence MAEAKEVKLYGHWSSPYSVMVQYALKLKGVVYEYVEEDLQNKSESLLELNPVYKKVPVLVVDGKPIAESLVILEFIEEMWKEPPFLLPEDPYKKAKVRFWADFFYQKLVPAFYAIMRSEGEAQERTTKEFTEHLTTLENGIQKDLPSEGPFINGEKPGLLDVIVGSASGAFRVVADLVGMEPLEREKVPLLHSSVASFLDLEVTKDIVVPHEKVINRVRAMREKALASAPK, from the exons ATGGCAGAAGCGAAGGAAGTAAAATTGTATGGGCATTGGTCCAGCCCCTACAGTGTCATGGTCCAATATGCCCTCAAGCTCAAGGGCGTGGTCTACGAGTACGTGGAGGAAGACCTCCAGAACAAGAGCGAGTCGCTCCTTGAGCTTAATCCGGTCTACAAGAAGGTGCCAGTCCTTGTGGTGGATGGCAAGCCAATAGCGGAGTCACTCGTCATCTTGGAGTTCATTGAGGAGATGTGGAAGGAACCACCATTTCTCCTTCCAGAGGATCCCTACAAGAAAGCTAAGGTCCGATTTTGGGCTGATTTCTTCTACCAGAAG TTGGTTCCCGCTTTCTATGCTATCATGCGATCTGAAGGCGAGGCACAGGAGAGGACAACCAAGGAATTCACAGAACACCTGACCACTTTAGAGAATGGCATCCAAAAGGACTTACCAAGTGAAGGCCCATTCATCAATGGAGAGAAGCCTGGCCTCCTCGATGTGATCGTGGGCTCAGCTTCCGGAGCATTTAGGGTGGTCGCAGATCTTGTTGGAATGGAACCACTGGAGAGGGAGAAGGTGCCACTCCTGCACTCCTCGGTAGCTTCATTCCTAGACCTTGAAGTGACCAAGGACATAGTTGTTCCCCATGAAAAGGTGATCAACCGCGTCCGTGCCATGAGGGAGAAGGCTCTGGCATCTGCTCCTAAGTAA